The nucleotide sequence AGTTCCTCCGCCTCTTCACTGTCAGCTTCCTGATCAGCTTCATGCTGTTGTTCGCCGTATAAGCCAGTGATGGCAAGATCTGCGTTCAGCTTCAGGCGGTCTTTTTCCGGAAAAACATAATCAAATCCTTCTACTTGAATATCAATGTCATAAATGCTTTCAATCCGGTTTTTAGGGATTGTGATATCCACCGGGAAACGGTGAAGGAATTCATAGACCCCTTCTTCCCTCTCCATGACAGAATGGACGTACTTAAGAGCAGAGAGTTGTTCATCATTCTCTTGCTGCTGTTCATGGCATGTATATTCCCCAGTCAATTCCAGCGATCCGCGAATGGATACATATTGTTCATTTTCCTGGATGGTTATATTCGGATCGAGTGAAATCGAGACAAGCTCCGCGACTTCCTGTCCTCTTTGAAACCACACAGACTCTTCTAATGAAAATCGCAGGCACGATTGATTCCCCTGAGACAAAGCGACTCCTCCTTTCATTCCTTAAACGTAAAATCACTATGTCATTAACACTTTATGAGTCTGTATTTACTTTTATGATAATTTAGAACATAAAATGGAGCTGGTGATGGGAAGATGCACAAATTAATAAGAGAGAATTCTTGCTAAAGGAGTTGCTTGAAGAAATCACAGCAGGGAGAATTCGGACAGGTTTTATGATGATGACAGGATTGTGGTCGAACGACGGGCTACCATCTTAGACTATTTTGTCCGAACCTGATGCTTCTTCGGACAAACTTAAGAGATTACGACTGCCTTTTGTCCGAACCTGAAGCTACTTCGGACAAACTTAAGAGAATACGGCCGCGTTTTGTCCGAACCTGGGGCTACTTCGGACAAAGTTAAGAGAATACGTAGACATTTTGTCCAAACCTCAGGCTACTTCGGACAAACTTAAGAGAATACGGCCGCGTTTTGTCCGAACCTGGGGCTACTTCGGACAAAGTTAAGAGATTCCGACTGCCTTTTGTCCGAACCTGGGGCTACTTCGGACAAACTTAAAAGAATACGTAGACATTTTGTCCAAACCTCAGGCTACTTCGGACAAACTTAAGAGAATACGGCCGCGTTTTGTCCGAACCTGGGACTACTTCGGACAAACTTAAGAGATTACGACTGCCTTTTGTCCGAACCTGGGGCTACTTCGGACAAAGTTAAGAAATTACGACTGCCTTTTGTTCAAACCTGGGGCTACTTCGGACAAAGTTAAAAGAATACGTAGACATTTTGTCCAAACCTCAGGCTACTTCGGACAAATTTAAGAGAATACGGCCGCGTTTTGTCCGAACCTGGGGCTACTTCGGACAAAGTTAAGAAATTACGACTGCCTTTTGTCCAAACCTGGGGCTACTTCAGACAAAGTTAAAAGAATACGTACGCATTTTGTCCAAACCCGGACCTACTTCAAACAAACATACTTAAGAGATTACGCCCGCCTTTTGTCCCCCCGCCTCCCTAACACCCTCACCCAACAAAAAACACTCCCCAATAGGAGAGTGTCATATCATTATTTATTCTGCAGCTTGGAGAATGCCTTCTCTGCTGCTTCGATTGTTTTTTGCAGGTCTTCGTCTGTGTGTGCTGTTGATAAGAATAATCCTTCGAACTGTGATGGTGGCAGGAATACTCCTTCGTTTGCCATTTCACGGTAGTATGCTGCAAAGAATTCAAGATTCGATTGTTTAGCTACCTCATAGTTGATAACATTTTCATTTGTGAAGAAGATGCCGATCATGGATCCTGCACGGTTGATTGTGTGCGGAATTCCGTATTTCTCCGCCGCAGCCTTAAGTCCATTTTCAAGGATATCGGCTTTGCGTTCAAACTCTTTGTATGATTCCGGCGTTAGCTGCTTCAATGTTTCCAGTCCAGCTGTCATCGCAAGCGGGTTGCCTGATAGCGTCCCTGCCTGGTAAATCGGACCGCTTGGAGCGATTTGCTCCATGATTTCTCTCTTGCCGCCGTATGCGCCTACTGGAAGGCCTCCGCCTATGACCTTGCCAAGGCAAGTAAGGTCAGGTGTTACATTGTAATAGCCTTGTGCACAGTTATACCCTACGCGGAAGCCTGTCATAACCTCGTCAAAAATCAATACTGTTCCATACTGAGTAGTGATTTCGCGAAGTCCCTCAAGGAATCCTTTAACAGGTGGTACAACACCCATATTCCCAGCTACTGGTTCTACGATCACGCCGGCAATATCATCACCATACTGTTCAAATGCGAAACGGACGCTCTCAAGATCGTTGTATGGTACTGTAATCGTGTTCTTGGCAACTCCCTCAGGAACACCAGGGCTGTCAGGCAAACCAAGCGTGGCGACGCCTGAGCCAGCTTTTATAAGCAATGAGTCACCATGTCCATGGTAGCAGCCTTCAAACTTAAGGATTTTGTTTCTGCCTGTATACCCACGGGCAAGGCGTAATGCACTCATCGTTGCCTCAGTTCCCGAAGATACCATTCTTACCATCTCAATTGAAGGCACACGGTCAATGACTAATTGTGCAAGTTCGTTCTCAACAACTGTCGGTGCACCGAAGCTTGTCCCAAGCTCCGCTACTTTCTTGATTCCCTCAACGACCTTGTCGTTCGTGTGGCCAAGGATCAGTGGTCCCCATGATAATACATAATCAATATATTCATTGCCATCGATGTCATAGATTTTTGAACCCTTCCCTTTTTCCATGAAGATAGGATCCATATTGACAGACTTGAATGCGCGGACGGGACTGTTTACTCCTCCAGGCAATAGTTCTTTCGCTTCTTTAAAAGCTGCAATCGATTTATCATATGAGCGCATACTATCCCTCATTTCTATTTTATTGGCTCCGTGCCTCTCAAGATACCTCGAATATGCGCAGAGCCTTTTAAATATTATTGTTCCTTCAGCCAGCGTGCTGCATCCTTGGCATGATAAGTGATGATCAGGTCTGATCCGGCACGCTTCATTCCTGTCAGCATTTCCATCACGATGCTCTTTTCGTCAACCCAGCCGTTTTGAGCTGCTGCTTTGACCATTGAGTACTCACCGCTCACATTATAGATGACGACAGGCAGGTTGAAGTTGTTTTTCACATCACGGACGATGTCAAGGTATGGCATGCCCGGTTTGACGATCAGGAAATCTGCGCCTTCCATAACATCTGATTCAGCTTCACGCATAGCTTCGATGCGGTTTGCCGGATCCATCTGGTAGGATTTGCGGTCGCCAAATTGCGGCGTGCTTTCTGCTGCTTCGCGGAAAGGACCGTAAAATGCAGAAGAATATTTTACAGCATAGGACATGATTGGAACATCATGGTATCCTGCTTCATCCAAAGCAAAACGGATCGCTGTGACAAAACCGTCCATCATGTTTGATGGTGCGATGATATCCGCGCCTGCTTGTGCCTGGCTGACAGCCGTCTTTCCTAACAGCTCAAGAGAAGGGTCGTTAAGAACTTTGCCATCCTCAATTACGCCGCAGTGGCCATGGCTTGTGTATTCACAAAGGCAAGTATCGGCAATGACGACCATATCAGGAAAAGCCTTTTTGATGACCCGGATCGCTTCCTGCAAAATTCCGTGGTCATGATAAGCCTGACAGCCTACTTCATCTTTTTCGTTCGGAACGCCGAAAAGCAGCACAGATTTAATGCCCAGAGATTCCACTTCAGTGATTTCTTCTTTTAGGTTATCAAGGGATAATTGATAGACTCCCGGCATTGAAGAAACTTCGTTTTTTACATTTTCTCCTTCAACGACAAAAAGCGGATAGATTAAGTCTTCCGTGCGAAGATAGTTTTCACGTACAAGTGCGCGCATATTCGCTGTCTGACGAAGACGGCGATGGCGGCTGAATTCAAGGTGTTTCATAGATTACCCTCCATTTTTATATAGTTGGCAACACTTTTCAGCATCTCTTCGACGGTGTATTTTTCCGGCATGGCATGGACCTTCAATCCCCACTCCTCTGCCTTCCTTTTTGTAACAGGACCGATGCATGAAACGATGCAATGTTCCAGCTTTTCTCTCAAATTATTTTCCTCAACGATTTTCATAAAATGATCAATCGTAGATGGGCTTGTAAATGTAAGTATATCAAGACTTTCTTCAGTTAGCATCTTAACGAGCTTGACTTTGCTTTCTTCCGGCAAGAAGGTTTCATAGATAATGATTTCATCGACGACAGCTCCCTTTTCCTTCAGTGCTGCAGAGATATAATCCCTGGCCAGGTTCCCTTTTGGAATCAGGATCCTCTCGCTCTGATTGACATAAGGTAAGAACTCATCGACAAATCCTTCTGCAACATACTTCTCTGGAACAAAGTCTACCTTTTCTCCCAAGGCTTCAACGATCTCTTTTGTTTTTTCGCCAATTACTGCAATTTTAGGCAGAGAAGCCCTGTTCTTTTTAATGAATGAATAAAAAGTTTCTACTGTCACATTGCTAGTAAAGATAATCCAATCGTATGTATGTAAATTCTTAAGTTTATTAAGTAGAATTTCAGAAGCTGCAACCGCTTTAAAGGCAATAAGAGGGATCTCCACCGGAATCCCTCCATTTCTAGCAACTAATTCGGTGAAAGGCTTCGCGTGAGCCTTTCCCCTTGGAATCATGACCGTTTTATTTTGCAGCGAATGCGCTGGAATCATTCACTATCAAGCTCCTGTTTTACCTTGTCGATCAAGTCTTTTGCTCCCTGGCTGATCAGCTTGTCAGCTGCAAGCTCTCCCAGCTCCTCAGGATTTGTTCCTGTAACCTGTTCCTTAAAAATTAACTTTCCATCAGGCGAGCCAACCAGTGCTGTCAACACGATTTCTTCCTGATCATTGAGATATGCATATCCAGCAATCGGTACCTGGCAGCCGCCTTCCATCTTGTGTAGGAATGCTCTTTCGGCTCTGACTGTTGCACTTGTTTCAGCGGAAGTGAACTTTTCAAGCAGCTGAAGAAGCTCTTCATCATCGCCGCGACACTCGATTGAAAGTGCTCCCTGACCGACAGCAGGTACACAAATATCTTCATCAATGAACTCGGTAACGATATCACTAGCCCATCCCATGCGCTTCAAACCGGCAGCAGCAAGGATAATACCATCATAGTCTTCAGTTTCCAGCTTAGCGATCCTAGTATCGATATTTCCTCGTATCCACTTCATTTCAAGGTCAGGGCGCTGAGCCAACAGTTGGGCGCTCCTGCGAAGGCTGCTAGTTCCAATCACAGATCCCGGTTTTAATTCTTTAAAAGGAACGTGATCGTTGGATATCAGCACATCACGGTGGTCTTCCCTCTCTGGGATTGCCCCGATTACTAGTCCATCTGGAAGTACTGCAGGCATATCCTTCATGCTATGGACAGCC is from Mesobacillus boroniphilus and encodes:
- the hemL gene encoding glutamate-1-semialdehyde 2,1-aminomutase, translated to MRSYDKSIAAFKEAKELLPGGVNSPVRAFKSVNMDPIFMEKGKGSKIYDIDGNEYIDYVLSWGPLILGHTNDKVVEGIKKVAELGTSFGAPTVVENELAQLVIDRVPSIEMVRMVSSGTEATMSALRLARGYTGRNKILKFEGCYHGHGDSLLIKAGSGVATLGLPDSPGVPEGVAKNTITVPYNDLESVRFAFEQYGDDIAGVIVEPVAGNMGVVPPVKGFLEGLREITTQYGTVLIFDEVMTGFRVGYNCAQGYYNVTPDLTCLGKVIGGGLPVGAYGGKREIMEQIAPSGPIYQAGTLSGNPLAMTAGLETLKQLTPESYKEFERKADILENGLKAAAEKYGIPHTINRAGSMIGIFFTNENVINYEVAKQSNLEFFAAYYREMANEGVFLPPSQFEGLFLSTAHTDEDLQKTIEAAEKAFSKLQNK
- the hemB gene encoding porphobilinogen synthase — protein: MKHLEFSRHRRLRQTANMRALVRENYLRTEDLIYPLFVVEGENVKNEVSSMPGVYQLSLDNLKEEITEVESLGIKSVLLFGVPNEKDEVGCQAYHDHGILQEAIRVIKKAFPDMVVIADTCLCEYTSHGHCGVIEDGKVLNDPSLELLGKTAVSQAQAGADIIAPSNMMDGFVTAIRFALDEAGYHDVPIMSYAVKYSSAFYGPFREAAESTPQFGDRKSYQMDPANRIEAMREAESDVMEGADFLIVKPGMPYLDIVRDVKNNFNLPVVIYNVSGEYSMVKAAAQNGWVDEKSIVMEMLTGMKRAGSDLIITYHAKDAARWLKEQ
- a CDS encoding uroporphyrinogen-III synthase: MIPAHSLQNKTVMIPRGKAHAKPFTELVARNGGIPVEIPLIAFKAVAASEILLNKLKNLHTYDWIIFTSNVTVETFYSFIKKNRASLPKIAVIGEKTKEIVEALGEKVDFVPEKYVAEGFVDEFLPYVNQSERILIPKGNLARDYISAALKEKGAVVDEIIIYETFLPEESKVKLVKMLTEESLDILTFTSPSTIDHFMKIVEENNLREKLEHCIVSCIGPVTKRKAEEWGLKVHAMPEKYTVEEMLKSVANYIKMEGNL
- the hemC gene encoding hydroxymethylbilane synthase, which codes for MRKIIVGSRRSKLALTQTNWVIEQLKKLGAPFEFEVKEIVTKGDKILDVTLSKVGGKGLFVKEIEQAMLDKEIDMAVHSMKDMPAVLPDGLVIGAIPEREDHRDVLISNDHVPFKELKPGSVIGTSSLRRSAQLLAQRPDLEMKWIRGNIDTRIAKLETEDYDGIILAAAGLKRMGWASDIVTEFIDEDICVPAVGQGALSIECRGDDEELLQLLEKFTSAETSATVRAERAFLHKMEGGCQVPIAGYAYLNDQEEIVLTALVGSPDGKLIFKEQVTGTNPEELGELAADKLISQGAKDLIDKVKQELDSE